In the genome of Xanthomonas translucens pv. cerealis, one region contains:
- a CDS encoding amino acid permease codes for MPHPSMPPGPAAASTLRHALKPRQLIMMGLGSAIGAGLFLGSGVGVHAAGPAVLISYLVAGALVIIVMNALGEMAAAKPASGAFSVYAADAMGATAGATVGWLWWLQLVIVIAAEAVGAAGLLATVWPALPVPLVAVVFMAAFTAINLLGVRNFGEFEFWFAILKVVAIVGFILVGVALLAGWLPNVAAPGWSNVTGNGGFAPKGLAGIGAALLVVVFAFGGTEIVAVAAAETADPERSIARAIRTVAWRILVFYIGSLSVIIAVVPWQSEALSSPFAAVLQAAKIPGAATGITLIAVIALLSALNANLYGASRMIFSLAQRGEAPRVLGATNGQQVPRLAVLASVLFGFVAAVLELLYPNRVLPTLLNIVGATCLLVWTISLLSQLILRARADRAGTRLPFRMRGYPLLTVLALAILALIFGLLVASPDTRAQFLSMAALTAAIALISGVARRRRAGRAG; via the coding sequence ATGCCGCATCCGTCCATGCCTCCCGGTCCCGCCGCCGCGTCCACCTTGCGCCATGCGCTGAAGCCGCGGCAACTGATCATGATGGGGCTGGGCAGCGCGATCGGTGCCGGCTTGTTCCTGGGCTCCGGCGTCGGCGTGCACGCGGCGGGGCCGGCGGTGCTGATCTCCTATCTGGTCGCCGGCGCGCTGGTGATCATCGTGATGAACGCGCTGGGCGAGATGGCCGCGGCCAAGCCGGCCAGCGGTGCGTTCTCGGTGTATGCCGCCGACGCGATGGGCGCCACTGCGGGAGCGACGGTGGGGTGGTTGTGGTGGCTACAGTTGGTGATCGTGATCGCCGCCGAGGCGGTAGGTGCGGCCGGCTTGCTGGCCACGGTGTGGCCGGCGTTGCCGGTGCCGCTGGTCGCGGTGGTGTTCATGGCCGCCTTCACCGCGATCAACCTGCTCGGCGTGCGCAATTTCGGCGAGTTCGAATTTTGGTTCGCGATCCTCAAGGTGGTGGCGATCGTCGGCTTCATCCTGGTCGGCGTGGCGTTGCTGGCCGGCTGGTTGCCGAATGTGGCCGCGCCGGGCTGGTCCAACGTCACCGGCAACGGTGGTTTCGCGCCCAAAGGGTTGGCCGGGATCGGCGCAGCGCTGCTGGTGGTGGTGTTCGCCTTCGGCGGCACCGAGATCGTAGCGGTGGCGGCGGCCGAGACCGCTGACCCGGAGCGCAGCATCGCGCGCGCGATCCGCACCGTGGCCTGGCGCATCCTGGTGTTCTACATCGGCTCGCTGAGCGTGATCATCGCGGTGGTGCCATGGCAGAGCGAGGCGCTGAGTTCGCCGTTCGCCGCGGTGCTGCAGGCGGCCAAGATTCCTGGCGCCGCCACCGGCATCACCCTGATCGCCGTGATCGCGCTGCTGTCGGCGCTCAACGCCAATCTGTACGGCGCCTCGCGGATGATCTTTTCGCTGGCGCAGCGCGGCGAGGCGCCGCGCGTGCTGGGCGCCACCAACGGCCAGCAGGTGCCGCGGCTGGCGGTGCTGGCCAGCGTGCTGTTCGGCTTCGTCGCCGCGGTGCTGGAATTGCTGTATCCGAATCGTGTGCTGCCGACGCTGCTGAACATCGTCGGCGCGACCTGCCTGCTGGTGTGGACGATCTCGCTGCTGTCGCAGCTGATCCTGCGCGCGCGCGCCGACCGCGCCGGGACGCGCTTGCCGTTCCGCATGCGCGGCTATCCGCTGCTGACCGTGCTGGCGCTGGCGATCCTGGCGCTGATCTTCGGCCTGCTGGTGGCCTCGCCCGACACCCGCGCGCAATTCCTGTCGATGGCCGCGCTGACCGCGGCGATCGCGCTGATCAGCGGCGTGGCGCGGCGGCGGCGCGCCGGGCGGGCAGGATAG
- a CDS encoding methyl-accepting chemotaxis protein has product MIGFLQRYNVGTRLSAAFGVLILLSCALVVAGLMTLAQARDRMETIVKRNLTILGYVGEMQKASSDVAINLRNIVLPTTRGQNLQFAKAIERERARYSDNHDRLYAIPVSDSTAAHMRKEIDDRYALTRAANQKVLDLGMEDKDDLALTVLMKEAGPATEKWQQAIDVYSERQHKRGAKAYADANLAMDRGRVMLISGGVAVVVVSALLAWLITRSLTVPLGRATRAAEAIARGELDNDVKTSSNDETGRLLSAMHGMQEQLRNLIAAQLDMAKRHDAGQISYRMDVAVFPGDYGRMAAETNSVVDSHVSVQLKLAQIMGRYAIGDLSQDMDRLPGEKAAFTQTMDEVKANLSAMNGQIRQLAQSAANGDFSARGDAERFQFDFRVMVESLNQLMTTADGNLQSLSALLQSIAAGDLTARMHGEFRGVFAQMRDDANATAEQLAEIVGRIKHSAVSINAAASEIATGNDDLSRRTEQQAASLEETAASMEELTSTVKQNAEHARQANQLAVGAASVASQGGDVVGQVVTTMSGIETSSKKIADIISVIDGIAFQTNILALNAAVEAARAGEQGRGFAVVASEVRTLAQRSASAAKEIKELIDDSVSRVAEGSALVGQAGKTMHEIVSSVQRVTDIMSEISSASQEQYAGIEQVNQTVTQMDESTQQNAALVEEASAAARSMEQQATELSQAVALFKLEETAAPLRQPTLAIAPKPRSYARAAPAPAPTAARRLSAVAAMGTDKDWQEF; this is encoded by the coding sequence ATGATCGGATTTCTTCAGCGCTACAACGTCGGCACGCGGCTCTCTGCGGCGTTCGGTGTGCTCATCCTGCTTTCCTGCGCGCTCGTTGTCGCCGGGTTGATGACCCTGGCGCAGGCGCGCGACCGCATGGAAACCATCGTCAAGCGCAACCTGACCATCCTCGGTTACGTCGGCGAGATGCAGAAGGCCAGTTCGGATGTGGCCATCAACCTGCGCAACATCGTCCTGCCGACCACGCGCGGGCAGAACCTCCAGTTCGCCAAAGCCATCGAGCGCGAGCGTGCGCGCTACAGCGATAACCACGACAGGCTCTATGCGATTCCGGTTTCGGATTCCACTGCCGCGCACATGCGCAAGGAGATCGATGACCGCTACGCGCTTACCCGCGCGGCCAATCAAAAGGTGCTGGACCTCGGCATGGAGGACAAGGACGATCTGGCGCTCACGGTGTTGATGAAGGAGGCCGGACCCGCCACCGAGAAGTGGCAGCAGGCGATCGACGTGTATTCGGAGCGGCAGCACAAGCGTGGTGCCAAGGCTTATGCCGATGCCAATCTGGCGATGGATCGCGGCCGCGTCATGCTGATCAGCGGCGGCGTGGCGGTGGTTGTGGTCAGCGCGCTGCTTGCCTGGCTGATCACCCGCAGCCTGACCGTGCCGCTGGGCCGCGCCACGCGCGCCGCGGAAGCGATCGCGCGCGGCGAACTGGACAACGACGTGAAAACATCGTCCAACGACGAAACTGGCCGTTTGTTGAGCGCGATGCATGGCATGCAGGAACAATTGCGCAACCTGATCGCCGCACAGTTGGACATGGCCAAGCGCCATGACGCCGGCCAGATCAGCTACCGCATGGATGTGGCGGTGTTCCCCGGCGACTACGGTCGCATGGCGGCGGAAACCAACAGCGTGGTCGATTCGCATGTCTCGGTGCAGCTGAAGCTGGCGCAGATCATGGGCCGTTACGCGATCGGCGACCTCAGCCAGGACATGGACCGCCTGCCCGGCGAGAAAGCGGCATTCACCCAGACCATGGACGAGGTGAAGGCCAACCTGTCGGCGATGAACGGCCAGATCAGGCAGCTGGCGCAGTCCGCTGCCAACGGCGACTTCAGCGCCCGCGGCGACGCCGAGCGTTTCCAGTTCGACTTCCGGGTCATGGTCGAGAGCCTCAACCAGCTGATGACCACAGCCGACGGCAATTTGCAGTCGCTGTCGGCCTTGCTGCAGTCCATCGCCGCCGGCGACCTGACCGCGCGCATGCACGGCGAGTTCCGCGGCGTGTTCGCGCAGATGCGCGACGACGCCAATGCCACGGCCGAGCAGCTTGCCGAGATCGTCGGCCGGATCAAGCATTCGGCGGTGTCGATCAATGCCGCGGCCAGCGAGATCGCGACCGGCAACGACGACCTGTCGCGGCGCACCGAACAGCAGGCCGCGAGCCTGGAGGAAACTGCAGCCTCAATGGAGGAACTGACCTCCACCGTGAAGCAGAACGCCGAGCACGCGCGCCAGGCCAATCAGCTCGCGGTCGGCGCCGCCTCGGTCGCCTCGCAGGGCGGCGACGTGGTCGGCCAGGTGGTGACCACAATGAGCGGCATCGAGACCTCGTCCAAGAAGATTGCCGACATCATCAGCGTCATCGACGGCATCGCGTTCCAGACCAACATCCTGGCGCTCAACGCCGCGGTGGAAGCGGCGCGCGCCGGCGAACAGGGTCGCGGCTTCGCCGTCGTCGCCTCGGAAGTGCGTACCCTGGCGCAGCGCTCGGCCAGCGCCGCCAAGGAGATCAAGGAACTGATCGACGACTCGGTCAGCCGCGTCGCCGAAGGCTCGGCGCTGGTCGGCCAGGCCGGCAAGACCATGCATGAGATCGTGTCCTCGGTGCAGCGCGTCACCGACATCATGAGCGAGATCTCCTCGGCCTCGCAGGAGCAGTACGCCGGCATCGAGCAGGTCAACCAGACCGTGACCCAGATGGACGAGAGCACTCAGCAGAACGCGGCCCTGGTGGAAGAGGCCAGCGCCGCGGCGCGGTCGATGGAACAGCAAGCGACCGAACTTTCGCAGGCGGTGGCCCTGTTCAAGCTGGAGGAGACCGCAGCACCGCTGCGTCAGCCGACCCTGGCGATCGCACCGAAGCCGAGGAGCTATGCCCGTGCAGCGCCGGCGCCGGCGCCGACCGCTGCGCGTCGCCTGTCGGCCGTCGCTGCCATGGGCACCGACAAGGACTGGCAGGAGTTCTGA
- a CDS encoding arsenic transporter: MLSGHAANVATWSICAAATAGVIARPFKLPEALWAVGGALLLMVLGLMPGAEAWHAVVKGYDVYLFLIGMMLLSETARAEGLFDWVAMHAVNLAKGSPRRLFAVVFGVGIVVTAFLSNDATAVVLTPAVYAAARKAGAKPLPMLFACALIANAASFVLPISNPANLVLYGGTMPTLGAWMAAFALPSLLAIAVTFGMLYWAERKDLRGRCAERVDTVPLSRGGAFALAGILATAALLVGVSALGRDLGLPTCLAGLATLAAVCLGGRQSPLPLARAVSWAVLPLVAGLFVLVEALSRTGVIAWLAQTLSAAAVQSPVATAGAAGTLLAFASNLMNNLPAGLIASTTIAQAHPPQLVVDALLIGVDLGPNLSITGSLATILWLTAIRREGEDVGFWRFLKVGALVMPPALLCALGARLLLG; this comes from the coding sequence ATGCTGAGCGGACACGCGGCCAATGTCGCCACCTGGAGCATCTGCGCCGCGGCCACCGCCGGGGTGATCGCGCGGCCGTTCAAGCTGCCCGAGGCACTGTGGGCGGTGGGCGGCGCGCTGCTGCTGATGGTGCTCGGGCTGATGCCCGGCGCCGAGGCCTGGCACGCGGTAGTGAAGGGCTACGACGTCTACCTGTTCCTGATCGGAATGATGCTGCTGTCGGAAACCGCGCGCGCCGAAGGCCTGTTCGACTGGGTGGCGATGCACGCCGTGAACCTCGCCAAAGGCTCGCCACGGCGCTTGTTCGCGGTGGTGTTCGGGGTCGGCATCGTGGTCACCGCATTCCTGTCCAACGACGCCACGGCGGTGGTGCTGACCCCGGCGGTGTACGCGGCCGCGCGCAAGGCCGGGGCCAAGCCGCTGCCGATGCTGTTCGCCTGCGCGCTGATCGCCAACGCCGCCAGCTTCGTGCTGCCGATCTCCAATCCCGCCAACCTGGTGCTGTACGGCGGCACCATGCCGACGCTAGGTGCGTGGATGGCCGCGTTCGCGCTGCCCTCGCTGCTGGCGATCGCGGTCACCTTCGGCATGCTGTACTGGGCCGAGCGCAAGGACCTGCGCGGGCGCTGCGCCGAACGCGTGGACACGGTGCCGCTAAGCCGCGGCGGCGCGTTCGCGCTGGCCGGCATCCTCGCCACCGCCGCGCTGCTGGTCGGCGTCTCCGCGCTGGGCCGCGACCTGGGCCTGCCCACCTGCCTGGCCGGCCTGGCCACGCTGGCCGCCGTGTGCCTGGGCGGTCGGCAATCGCCGCTGCCGCTGGCGCGGGCGGTGTCGTGGGCGGTGCTGCCGCTGGTGGCCGGGCTGTTCGTGCTGGTCGAGGCCTTGTCGCGCACCGGCGTCATCGCCTGGCTCGCGCAGACGCTGTCCGCCGCCGCCGTGCAGTCGCCGGTAGCCACGGCCGGTGCGGCCGGCACGCTGCTGGCGTTCGCCTCCAACCTGATGAACAACCTGCCGGCCGGCCTGATCGCCAGCACCACCATCGCCCAGGCGCATCCGCCGCAACTGGTCGTCGATGCGTTGCTGATCGGCGTGGACCTGGGACCGAACCTGTCGATCACCGGCTCGCTGGCCACCATCCTGTGGCTCACCGCGATCCGCCGCGAAGGCGAGGACGTGGGCTTCTGGCGCTTCCTGAAAGTCGGCGCGCTGGTGATGCCGCCGGCGCTGCTGTGCGCACTGGGCGCGCGGCTGCTGCTGGGCTGA